In one window of Eggerthella guodeyinii DNA:
- a CDS encoding GNAT family N-acetyltransferase, whose protein sequence is MNLSGLITVQPDQTEELDALATMVGTCFLEEMWYVTWLEALDELGIGTDRKLEITRAVIRSDYAVTAPYQCVYALPDRAGAANVYLRSELGDVDWTELEEESGALLAEVLTDEEIDVLGPRIEAMDPISSTSWPLERAGADEDFVYFISAGVDPEKRGTGAFRRLFTPFLAYADEHGLDCYLDCYTDRLEQLYGHFGFETVERRSIDAFPIEERLMIRRAQ, encoded by the coding sequence ATGAACCTATCCGGACTCATCACCGTTCAGCCTGATCAGACCGAAGAGCTCGACGCGCTCGCCACCATGGTGGGCACGTGCTTCCTCGAGGAGATGTGGTACGTCACCTGGCTTGAAGCGCTCGACGAACTGGGCATCGGAACCGACCGCAAGCTCGAGATCACCCGCGCCGTCATCCGGTCGGACTACGCCGTCACCGCGCCGTACCAGTGCGTGTACGCGCTGCCCGACCGCGCGGGCGCCGCGAACGTCTACCTGCGCAGCGAGCTGGGCGACGTCGACTGGACCGAGCTGGAGGAGGAGTCGGGCGCGCTTCTGGCCGAGGTGCTCACCGACGAGGAGATCGACGTGCTGGGGCCGCGCATCGAGGCGATGGACCCCATCTCCTCCACGAGCTGGCCGCTCGAGCGCGCGGGCGCGGACGAGGACTTCGTCTACTTCATCTCGGCCGGCGTCGATCCCGAGAAGCGCGGCACGGGGGCGTTCCGCCGCCTGTTCACGCCCTTCCTCGCCTACGCCGACGAGCACGGGCTGGACTGCTACCTCGATTGCTACACCGATCGGCTCGAGCAGCTGTACGGCCACTTCGGCTTCGAGACGGTGGAGCGCCGCAGCATCGACGCCTTCCCCATCGAAGAGCGCCTCATGATCCGCCGGGCGCAGTAG
- a CDS encoding response regulator transcription factor, with product MLIDDEESMQTLVERVLVREGYEFCVASDGEEGLAMLERERPDLIILDIMMPRMNGFHVCRELRARGIIEPVVFLSARSDIVDKSEGFEAGGNDYLVKPFDPQELTLRVKAHLRQFAAVSDRNRTSIVAGPIEMDVKRHHAVVYGVPIDLTAKEFQILYLMASYPGEVFTREQLVAEAWGREFVGETSSIAVFIRKIREKIERDPSNPDFVITVRNVGYKVEIPG from the coding sequence ATGTTGATCGACGACGAGGAGAGCATGCAAACGCTCGTCGAACGGGTTCTCGTGCGCGAGGGCTACGAATTTTGCGTTGCGAGCGATGGCGAGGAGGGGCTTGCGATGCTCGAGCGCGAACGTCCGGATCTTATCATCTTGGACATTATGATGCCGCGCATGAACGGGTTCCACGTTTGTCGCGAACTTAGGGCGCGAGGGATAATCGAGCCGGTCGTTTTCCTATCTGCTCGTAGCGATATCGTCGATAAAAGCGAAGGGTTCGAAGCTGGCGGGAACGACTACCTCGTGAAGCCGTTCGATCCGCAGGAACTGACGCTGAGGGTGAAAGCCCATCTGCGTCAGTTCGCAGCGGTTTCCGATCGGAACAGGACGTCTATCGTTGCGGGGCCCATCGAGATGGACGTCAAGCGTCACCATGCCGTCGTGTACGGCGTCCCCATCGACCTCACCGCGAAAGAGTTTCAAATCTTGTATTTGATGGCATCGTATCCGGGCGAGGTGTTCACGCGCGAGCAGCTGGTGGCTGAAGCCTGGGGACGCGAGTTCGTTGGGGAGACTTCGAGCATCGCGGTGTTCATCCGCAAGATTCGCGAGAAAATCGAACGCGATCCCTCGAACCCCGATTTCGTGATCACGGTGCGCAACGTGGGGTACAAAGTGGAGATACCGGGCTGA